A genomic window from Streptococcus sanguinis includes:
- the treR gene encoding trehalose operon repressor, with translation MMKKYKQLFKQIEKDILDERYAVGDFLPSEHQLTEDYQVSRDTVRKALALLQEEGLIEKVRGQGSKVIKQEQFDFPVSKLTSYQEVVKQNNMQSKTNVVSLEKITVDQKLSDITGFPPYRLVWRVVRQRVVDQVASVLDIDYLDKGIVPHLTREIAEQSIYAYLENDLKLNIAYAKKEFTIDHANDRDKILMDLGKEQQVVSVKSQVYLADGRQFQYTESRHKLDKFRFVDFAKRQKE, from the coding sequence ATGATGAAGAAATACAAACAATTATTCAAACAGATTGAGAAAGATATTTTAGACGAGCGTTATGCTGTCGGAGATTTCTTGCCCAGCGAACATCAGCTGACAGAAGACTACCAGGTTAGCCGCGATACAGTCCGCAAGGCTCTGGCGCTGCTGCAGGAAGAAGGATTGATTGAAAAAGTTCGCGGACAGGGTTCCAAAGTCATCAAGCAGGAACAGTTTGACTTTCCTGTGTCTAAGCTGACCAGCTATCAAGAAGTAGTCAAGCAGAATAATATGCAGTCCAAAACCAATGTTGTCAGCTTGGAAAAGATTACCGTAGATCAGAAACTATCCGACATCACCGGCTTCCCTCCCTACCGACTGGTTTGGCGAGTCGTCCGTCAGCGTGTTGTAGACCAAGTCGCCTCGGTCTTAGATATTGACTATTTAGACAAGGGTATCGTCCCCCACTTGACAAGGGAAATCGCTGAGCAGTCCATTTATGCCTATTTGGAAAATGACTTAAAACTCAACATTGCCTATGCCAAGAAGGAATTTACCATTGACCACGCCAATGACCGAGACAAGATTCTCATGGACCTAGGCAAGGAGCAGCAGGTCGTCTCTGTCAAGTCTCAGGTCTATCTGGCAGACGGCCGCCAGTTTCAATATACCGAGAGCCGTCACAAGCTAGACAAATTTCGCTTTGTGGATTTTGCTAAGCGTCAGAAAGAATAA